In a single window of the Terriglobia bacterium genome:
- a CDS encoding DUF2891 domain-containing protein — translation MTQTTKQGTKAVPLSLNPTEASHFAKLALKCVTKEYPNKPDHVINDTSEVRNPRALHPAFYGCFDWHSSVHGHWMLVHLLRLFPNLPEASEIRTALNQNLTAEYLLVETAYLDQPNRQSFERTYGWAWLLKLAEELHDWNDPDGKQWSRNLHPLAEALAKRYTSFLPKQTYPIRTGVHPNTAFGLAFALDYAKKEGDQKLEEMIAERSRTYFGADMNYPAAWEPGGEDFFSPALMEADLMRRVMNPVEFQKWFHRFLPGVARGEPKGLLSPAMVTDRTDPKLVHLDGLNLSRAWCMRNIASALPVTDPARRVLSESAHRHAQDALAHVASGDYAGEHWLASFAVFMLSTPSPRLGH, via the coding sequence ATGACCCAAACTACAAAGCAGGGTACGAAGGCGGTTCCTCTCTCGCTCAACCCGACCGAGGCCTCGCATTTTGCCAAGCTCGCGCTCAAATGCGTTACCAAGGAGTATCCCAACAAGCCGGATCATGTCATCAATGACACTTCCGAAGTGCGAAATCCCCGCGCGCTTCATCCTGCGTTCTATGGATGCTTTGACTGGCATTCCTCGGTTCATGGGCACTGGATGCTGGTCCACCTGCTCCGTCTATTTCCGAACTTGCCGGAGGCGAGCGAGATTCGGACGGCATTGAATCAGAATCTCACTGCGGAATACCTCCTGGTGGAAACGGCCTATCTGGACCAACCCAACCGGCAATCCTTTGAGCGGACCTATGGATGGGCATGGCTTCTGAAACTGGCCGAAGAGCTTCACGATTGGAATGATCCGGACGGGAAACAGTGGTCCCGAAACCTGCATCCCCTCGCCGAGGCCCTCGCGAAGCGATACACCAGCTTTCTGCCCAAACAAACCTATCCGATTCGCACGGGCGTTCATCCCAACACCGCGTTCGGATTGGCATTTGCCCTGGACTACGCTAAGAAGGAAGGCGACCAAAAGCTGGAGGAGATGATTGCAGAGCGAAGCAGGACCTATTTCGGGGCGGACATGAATTATCCCGCGGCGTGGGAACCGGGAGGCGAAGACTTCTTTTCCCCGGCACTGATGGAGGCGGACCTGATGCGGCGAGTCATGAACCCGGTCGAGTTTCAAAAGTGGTTCCACCGATTCCTGCCCGGGGTGGCACGGGGGGAACCTAAGGGATTGTTGAGCCCGGCCATGGTCACGGATCGCACCGATCCCAAGCTCGTACATCTGGATGGACTCAATCTCAGCCGGGCCTGGTGCATGCGCAACATCGCCTCTGCGTTGCCGGTGACGGACCCGGCCCGCAGGGTTCTGTCGGAGTCGGCACACCGCCACGCCCAGGATGCGCTGGCTCATGTCGCCAGCGGCGATTATGCCGGTGAACACTGGCTGGCGTCCTTCGCCGTTTTTATGCTTTCAACCCCGTCCCCCCGTTTGGGCCATTAG